Proteins encoded together in one Musa acuminata AAA Group cultivar baxijiao chromosome BXJ3-6, Cavendish_Baxijiao_AAA, whole genome shotgun sequence window:
- the LOC135583999 gene encoding chaperone protein ClpC1, chloroplastic-like: MAGSLVQSAVLPAVIMNRSHSQLQGSGKAKRGDRMICQLRMHPLRLQGFAGLRVADNLFSSRHRQDFHSVVSGYVTNPRGRPSRLVTKAMFERFTEKAIKVIMLAQEEARRLGHNFVGTEQILLGLIGEGTGIAAKVLKSMGISLKDARVEVEKIIGRGSGFVAVEIPFTPRAKRVLELSLEEARQLGHNYIGSEHLLLGLLHEGEGVAARVLESLGADPSNIRTQVIRMVGESTEAVGAGVVGGSSGNKMPTLEEYGTNLTKLAEEGKLDPVVGRQEQIERVTQILGRRTKNNPCLIGEPGVGKTAIAEGLAQRIANGDVPETIEGKKVITLDMGLLVAGTKYRGEFEERLKKLMEEIKQSDDIILFIDEVHTLIGAGAAEGAIDAANILKPALARGELQCVGATTLDEYRKHIEKDPALERRFQPVKVPEPTVDEAIQILRGLRERYEIHHKLCYTDEAIVAAAQLSFQYISDRFLPDKAIDLIDEAGSRVRLRHAKLPEDARELDRELRQITKEKNEAVRSQYFEKAGELRDREMELKAQISALIDKGKERSKAESEAGDSGPVVTEADIQHIVSSWTGIPVEKVSTDESDRLLKMEETLHKRVIGQDEAVKAISRAIRRARVGLKNPNRPIASFIFSGPTGVGKSELAKSLASYYFGSEEAMIRLDMSEFMERHTVSKLIGSPPGYVGYTEGGQLTESVRRRPYTVVLFDEIEKAHPDVFNMMLQILEDGRLTDSKGRTVYFKSTLLIMTSNVGSSVIEKGGRRIGFDLDYDEKDSSYNRIKSLVTEELKQYFRPEFLNRLDEMIVFRQLTKLEVKEIADIMLEEVFDRLKGKDIKLQVTERFKDRVVEEGYNPSYGARPLRRAIMRLLEDSLAEKMLAREIKEGDSAIVDVDFDGNVTVLSGGSGAPESTPEAIPI; this comes from the exons atggctGGTTCTTTGGTTCAGTCGGCAGTTCTTCCTGCTGTCATCATGAACAGGAGCCACAGTCAGCTTCAAGGTTCTGGAAAGGCTAAAAGGGGTGACAGAATGATATGCCAGCTGCGAATGCATCCCTTAAGACTGCAAGGGTTTGCAGGCTTGCGAGTTGCAGATAACTTGTTCTCTTCAAGACATCGACAGGATTTTCATTCAGTGGTTTCAGGATATGTAACTAACCCACGGGGAAGACCCAGTCGATTAGTCACCAAAGCTATGTTTGAGCGATTCACGGAGAAGGCAATTAAAGTTATCATGCTTGCTCAAGAAGAGGCAAGACGTCTAGGCCACAACTTTGTTGGAACAGAGCAAATATTGTTAGGCCTTATTGGTGAAGGGACTGGTATTGCCGCAAAAGTTTTGAAATCAATGGGAATTAGTCTTAAGGATGCCCGTGTGGAAGTGGAAAAGATTATTGGAAGGGGAAGTGGATTTGTTGCTGTCGAGATACCTTTTACACCACGTGCAAAGCGTGTTTTAGAACTATCTTTAGAGGAAGCTCGTCAACTTG GTCATAATTATATAGGATCTGAGCATTTGCTTCTTGGGCTTCTTCATGAGGGTGAAGGTGTAGCTGCTCGTGTGCTTGAGAGTCTTGGAGCTGATCCAAGCAACATACGAACCCAG GTAATTCGAATGGTTGGTGAAAGCACTGAAGCTGTAGGTGCTGGGGTTGTGGGGGGAAGCAGTGGCAATAAAATGCCTACTCTTGAGGAGTATGGAACTAATTTGACAAAGTTGGCTGAGGAG GGCAAACTTGATCCAGTTGTTGGCAGGCAGGAGCAGATAGAACGTGTTACACAAATTCTTGGAAGGCGTACGAAGAACAATCCTTGCCTTATTGGGGAGCCCGGTGTTGGAAAGACTGCCATTGCAGAAGGACTTGCCCAGCGTATAGCTAATGGAGATGTTCCAGAAACAATCGAAGGAAAAAAG GTGATTACCCTTGATATGGGGCTTCTTGTCGCTGGTACTAAATATCGTGGAGAGTTTGAAGAAAGATTAAAGAAGTTGATGGAAGAAATTAAACAAAGTGATGACATAATACTCTTCATTGATGAAGTACATACATTAATTGGAGCAGGAGCAGCAGAAGGTGCTATAGATGCTGCCAATATCTTGAAACCAGCTCTTGCAAGAGGTGAACTGCAG TGTGTTGGAGCGACAACACTCGATGAATACAGGAAACATATTGAGAAAGATCCTGCTCTGGAAAGACGTTTTCAACCTGTAAAAGTACCAGAACCAACAGTAGATGAAGCAATTCAAATTCTTAGAGGGCTTCGTGAAAGATATGAGATTCACCACAAACTCTGTTACACTGATGAAGCTATAGTTGCTGCTGCTCAGTTGTCCTTTCAATATATTAG TGACCGCTTCTTGCCTGATAAAGCAATTGACTTGATTGATGAAGCTGGTTCTCGTGTTCGGCTTCGTCATGCAAAG CTTCCTGAGGACGCCAGAGAACTTGACAGAGAGCTAAGGCagattacaaaagaaaaaaatgaggCGGTCCGCAGCCAATATTTTGAAAAG GCAGGGGAGCTGCGTGATCGGGAGATGGAGCTTAAGGCTCAGATCTCAGCCCTAATTGACAAGGGGAAAGAGAGAAGCAAAGCGGAGAGCGAGGCAGGTGATTCAGGTCCTGTGGTGACAGAAGCAGACATCCAGCACATTGTGTCTTCCTGGACTGGAATTCCTGTGGAGAAAGTCTCCACCGACGAGTCTGACCGCCTCCTCAAGATGGAAGAAACCCTCCACAAGCGTGTCATTGGCCAGGACGAGGCTGTCAAAGCTATAAGCCGTGCCATCCGGCGAGCTCGTGTCGGTCTCAAGAATCCCAACCGTCCAATTGCCAGCTTCATATTTTCTGGTCCAACTGGTGTTGGTAAATCAGAGTTGGCAAAGTCACTAGCTTCCTATTATTTTGGCTCTGAGGAAGCCATGATCCGACTGGACATGAGTGAATTCATGGAGAGGCACACCGTATCCAAACTCATCGGATCCCCACCTGGTTATGTTGGTTACACCGAGGGTGGTCAACTTACTGAATCTGTTCGTCGTCGCCCTTATACAGTTGTTCTCTTTGACGAGATAGAGAAAGCCCATCCTGATGTTTTCAATATGATGCTTCAGATTTTAGAGGATGGGAGGTTGACCGATAGCAAAGGGCGAACAGTATATTTTAAGAGTACCCTCCTGATCATGACCTCCAATGTCGGGAGTAGTGTGATCGAGAAGGGAGGGCGTAGAATTGGTTTTGATCTTGACTATGATGAGAAGGACAGCAGCTACAACCGAATCAAGAGCCTTGTCACGGAAGAGTTGAAGCAGTACTTCCGGCCAGAATTCCTGAACAGGCTAGACGAAATGATCGTCTTCCGACAGCTTACAAAACTGGAGGTCAAGGAGATTGCTGATATAATGCTCGAGGAGGTATTTGACAGGCTGAAAGGGAAGGATATAAAACTTCAAGTGACGGAGAGATTTAAGGATAGGGTGGTGGAGGAAGGTTACAACCCAAGTTATGGGGCTAGGCCCCTTAGAAGAGCCATAA